A single genomic interval of Streptomyces sp. NBC_00663 harbors:
- a CDS encoding putative bifunctional diguanylate cyclase/phosphodiesterase — translation MSAEPDGPEDRLRRFATIWSRAVFPVTTTSSTRPEFEAQLLPLARRLSEALRTRTFDADAGRSVGAALVTVHCTDPEALSRTLDCVDAYLVLYCGGDGDQEDLRVRASRLQHAMAAGFAQALRERTLAEQEAISAAALKAQGVVAQALHASEARFRAVFEGAAIGIGMADLDGNILQVNEALLRMFGITEKTMLGRNVAEWTHPEDAPQTWTLYDELVRGEREHYHVEKAFSRPDGTALWTNLTVSLLRDADGDPQYQLALMEDTTERRLLNLRLRYEATHDALTGLPNRTFFFERLEKALGAGEGQRFGLCYLDLDGFKTINDSLGHAAGDRLLVEVADRLQSCTTAPGEMVARLGGDEFVALTTGTDTEREVDELASRIMHALIAPISVDGRELTVRGSIGIVEGPAGERSAAEVLRSADITMYRAKASGGNRFELADAEADARAITRHGLTTALPTALERGEFFIEYQPLVHLGDGSVRGAEALVRWLHPQHGVLGPDRFIPLAEHTGLIVPLGRWVLEQSVRQARDWRERHTDAGPLRINVNLSPCQLTHPGLVQDTVDILERTGVDPDALCLEVTESALIGADDDLLKPLRRLAEMGVDIALDDFGTGYSNLANLRRLPVSILKLDRSFTQSMQQFPADPVDLKIVEGIVSLAHSLDLAVTVEGVETGAQAEQLRILGCDTAQGWYYARPGPPDRLHELALVDATG, via the coding sequence GTGAGCGCCGAGCCGGACGGGCCGGAGGACAGACTGCGCCGGTTCGCGACGATCTGGAGCCGGGCGGTGTTCCCGGTGACCACGACGTCCTCGACCCGGCCCGAGTTCGAGGCACAACTCCTGCCGCTGGCCCGCCGGTTGAGCGAGGCGCTGCGGACCAGGACCTTCGACGCCGACGCGGGCAGGTCCGTCGGGGCCGCCCTCGTCACGGTGCACTGCACCGACCCGGAGGCGCTCAGCCGGACGCTGGACTGCGTCGACGCCTACCTGGTGCTGTACTGCGGCGGCGACGGCGACCAGGAGGATCTGCGGGTGCGCGCCTCCCGGCTTCAGCACGCCATGGCCGCCGGGTTCGCGCAGGCCCTGCGCGAGCGGACGCTGGCCGAGCAGGAGGCGATCTCCGCGGCGGCCCTGAAGGCGCAGGGCGTGGTCGCGCAGGCGCTGCACGCGAGCGAGGCGCGCTTCCGCGCGGTCTTCGAGGGCGCCGCCATAGGAATCGGCATGGCCGACCTCGACGGCAACATCCTCCAGGTCAACGAAGCCCTGCTGCGGATGTTCGGCATCACCGAGAAGACGATGCTCGGCCGGAACGTGGCGGAGTGGACCCACCCCGAGGACGCGCCCCAGACCTGGACCCTCTACGACGAGCTGGTCCGCGGCGAGCGCGAGCACTACCACGTCGAGAAGGCCTTCTCCCGCCCTGACGGAACGGCTCTGTGGACCAACCTGACGGTCTCCCTGCTGCGCGACGCGGACGGCGACCCGCAGTACCAGCTGGCGTTGATGGAGGACACCACCGAGCGCCGGCTGCTCAACCTCCGGCTGCGCTACGAGGCCACGCACGACGCGCTGACCGGCCTGCCCAACCGCACGTTCTTCTTCGAACGCCTGGAGAAGGCGCTCGGCGCGGGCGAGGGCCAGCGGTTCGGCCTGTGCTACCTCGACCTCGACGGCTTCAAGACCATCAACGACAGCCTCGGCCACGCGGCCGGCGACCGGCTGCTCGTCGAAGTGGCCGACCGGCTCCAGTCGTGCACGACCGCGCCCGGCGAGATGGTCGCCCGTCTGGGCGGTGACGAGTTCGTGGCGCTGACGACGGGCACCGACACCGAGCGCGAGGTCGACGAGCTGGCCTCCCGGATCATGCACGCGCTCATCGCCCCGATCAGCGTCGACGGCCGTGAGCTGACCGTGCGCGGCAGCATCGGCATCGTCGAGGGCCCGGCGGGGGAGCGCAGCGCGGCGGAGGTGCTGCGCAGCGCCGACATCACGATGTACCGGGCCAAGGCCTCGGGCGGCAACCGCTTCGAGCTGGCGGACGCGGAGGCGGACGCCCGCGCCATCACCCGGCACGGCCTGACCACCGCCCTGCCGACCGCCCTGGAGCGGGGCGAGTTCTTCATCGAGTACCAGCCGCTGGTCCACCTCGGTGACGGCAGCGTCCGCGGCGCGGAAGCCCTGGTCCGCTGGCTGCATCCGCAGCACGGTGTGCTCGGCCCCGACCGCTTCATCCCGCTCGCCGAGCACACGGGCCTGATCGTCCCGCTGGGCCGCTGGGTCCTGGAGCAGTCCGTCCGCCAGGCCCGCGACTGGCGGGAACGCCACACGGACGCCGGCCCGCTGCGTATCAACGTCAACCTGTCGCCGTGTCAGCTCACCCACCCCGGTCTGGTGCAGGACACGGTGGACATCCTGGAGCGCACCGGTGTCGACCCGGACGCGCTGTGTCTGGAGGTCACCGAGTCGGCGTTGATCGGCGCGGACGACGACCTTCTCAAGCCCCTGCGCCGGCTGGCCGAGATGGGCGTCGACATCGCCCTGGACGACTTCGGCACCGGCTACTCGAACCTGGCGAACCTGCGCCGCCTCCCGGTGAGCATCCTCAAGCTGGACCGCTCCTTCACCCAGAGCATGCAGCAGTTCCCGGCCGACCCCGTCGACCTCAAGATCGTCGAGGGCATCGTCTCCCTCGCCCACAGCCTGGACCTCGCGGTCACGGTCGAGGGCGTGGAGACCGGCGCCCAGGCCGAGCAACTGCGCATACTGGGCTGCGACACGGCCCAGGGCTGGTACTACGCCCGCCCGGGCCCCCCGGACCGACTGCACGAACTGGCACTGGTGGACGCGACGGGCTGA
- a CDS encoding LysR family transcriptional regulator produces the protein MQFTQLQYFVAVAETRHFTRAADLIHVAQPSLSQQIKALERELGADLFLRARGNITLTDAGEALLPLARRILADADTARHEVQELVQLRSGRVRLGATPSLCTGLLPDVLRAFHDRYPGIRLLIEEGGSHDLVRELARGALDLALVVLPLPTPSPALTTVELLREDLVVVSSPEAPKPGAGRRTVRIADLEGERLVMFRHGYDLRELTVAACRAEGFEPDFAVEGGEMDAVLGFVRAGLGVAVVPRMVAARSGRGLRVTPLTRPGLHRTIALAHRSDVAPPRAARELQRMLLER, from the coding sequence ATGCAGTTCACGCAGCTCCAGTACTTCGTGGCGGTCGCCGAGACCAGGCACTTCACCCGGGCCGCGGACCTGATCCATGTCGCCCAGCCGTCCCTTTCCCAGCAGATCAAGGCACTGGAGCGGGAGCTGGGCGCGGATCTGTTCCTCCGGGCCCGGGGCAACATCACCCTCACGGACGCCGGTGAGGCCCTGCTCCCGCTGGCCCGCCGCATCCTGGCCGACGCGGACACGGCCCGGCACGAGGTGCAGGAACTGGTCCAGCTGCGCAGCGGCCGGGTCCGGCTGGGCGCGACCCCGAGCCTGTGCACCGGCCTGCTCCCGGACGTGCTCCGCGCCTTCCACGACCGCTACCCCGGCATCCGCCTGCTCATCGAGGAGGGCGGCTCCCACGACCTGGTCCGTGAACTGGCCCGCGGCGCCCTGGACCTCGCGCTCGTCGTCCTCCCGCTGCCGACCCCGTCCCCCGCGCTGACCACGGTGGAGCTGCTGCGCGAGGACCTGGTGGTGGTGTCGTCCCCGGAGGCCCCCAAACCGGGCGCCGGCCGCCGTACCGTACGCATCGCCGACCTGGAGGGCGAACGCCTGGTGATGTTCCGGCACGGCTACGACCTGCGCGAACTGACGGTCGCCGCCTGCCGCGCGGAGGGCTTCGAGCCGGACTTCGCGGTCGAGGGCGGCGAGATGGACGCGGTCCTCGGGTTCGTGCGGGCGGGGCTGGGGGTGGCCGTCGTCCCCCGGATGGTGGCGGCACGCTCCGGACGGGGCCTGCGGGTCACCCCCCTCACCCGCCCCGGCCTGCACCGCACGATCGCCCTGGCCCACCGCAGCGACGTGGCCCCACCGCGAGCCGCACGCGAGTTGCAGCGGATGCTGCTCGAACGGTGA
- a CDS encoding succinate dehydrogenase, protein MARTVWDSSVGKKTVMAVSGLIMLSYLVVHMIGNLKIFFGAGEFNHYAHWLRTLGEPFMHYEWTLWVIRVVLVVAVVAHAVSAYQLSRRDIRARPTKYVHSKARTSYATRTMRWGGIILGLFIIWHLLDLTTGTVHTGGFQEGHPYQNVVDTFSTWYGNVIYIVAMLALGLHVRHGFWSAAQTLGAGSRTRDRALKATANVLALLLTAGFIAVPVGVMTGVVS, encoded by the coding sequence ATGGCACGCACCGTCTGGGACAGCTCCGTCGGCAAGAAGACGGTGATGGCCGTCAGCGGTCTGATCATGCTGTCGTACCTGGTCGTCCACATGATCGGGAACCTGAAGATCTTCTTCGGGGCGGGCGAGTTCAACCATTACGCCCACTGGCTGCGCACCCTCGGCGAGCCCTTCATGCACTACGAGTGGACGCTGTGGGTGATCCGCGTCGTCCTCGTCGTCGCGGTCGTCGCGCACGCCGTCTCCGCCTACCAGCTCAGCCGACGCGACATCAGGGCGCGCCCCACGAAGTACGTCCACAGCAAGGCGCGGACGAGCTACGCGACCCGCACCATGCGCTGGGGCGGCATCATCCTCGGCCTCTTCATCATCTGGCACCTCCTCGACCTGACGACCGGCACCGTGCACACGGGCGGATTCCAGGAGGGCCACCCGTACCAGAACGTGGTGGACACCTTCTCCACCTGGTACGGCAACGTCATCTACATCGTCGCGATGCTGGCTCTGGGCCTGCACGTCCGGCACGGCTTCTGGAGCGCCGCCCAGACCCTCGGCGCCGGCAGCCGTACCCGCGACCGTGCCCTGAAGGCCACGGCGAACGTCCTCGCGCTGCTGCTCACGGCCGGCTTCATCGCCGTACCCGTGGGCGTCATGACCGGAGTGGTGAGCTGA
- a CDS encoding fumarate reductase/succinate dehydrogenase flavoprotein subunit — translation MTSYAEYATGEPVVDTKAPSGPVNERWDKRRFEAKLVNPANRRKHTVIVVGTGLAGGSAGATLAEQGYHVVQFCYQDSPRRAHSIAAQGGINAAKNYRNDGDSVHRLFYDTVKGGDFRARESNVHRLAQISVEIIDQCVAQGVPFAREYGGLLDTRSFGGVQVSRTFYARGQTGQQLLLGAYQALSRQIAAGNIEMHPRTEMLDLIVVDGRARGIVARDLITGKIDTYFADAVVLASGGYGNVFYLSTNAMNSNATAVWRAHRRGAYFANPCFTQIHPTCIPRTGEHQSKLTLMSESLRNDGRIWVPKAKGDDRPPNKIPEDERDYYLERIYPSFGNLVPRDIASRAAKNVCDEGRGVGPGGQGVYLDFADAVRRMGRGAVEAKYGNLFDMYARITDEDPYTVPMRIYPAVHYTMGGLWVDYDLQTTVPGLFAIGEANFSDHGANRLGASALMQGLADGYFVLPATINDYLARNPDQGEVSAEHPAVQEVLAETEDRLNLLLSVDGDRTPDSFHREVGELMWEFCGMARTDAGLRKALERIPQIREEFWRRIKVPGTGEEFNQSLEKANRIVDYLELAELMCLDALHRAESCGGHFREESQTPDGEAARRDEEFAYAAAWEFTSTGSAPVLHKEDLVFEYVHPTQRSYA, via the coding sequence ATGACCTCTTACGCGGAGTACGCGACCGGCGAACCGGTCGTCGACACCAAGGCGCCCTCCGGGCCCGTCAACGAGCGCTGGGACAAGCGCCGTTTCGAGGCCAAACTGGTCAACCCGGCCAACCGGCGCAAGCACACCGTGATCGTGGTGGGGACGGGCCTCGCGGGCGGTTCGGCCGGTGCCACCCTCGCCGAACAGGGCTACCACGTCGTCCAGTTCTGCTACCAGGACTCCCCGCGGCGCGCCCACTCCATCGCCGCACAGGGCGGCATCAACGCGGCCAAGAACTACCGCAACGACGGCGACTCCGTCCACCGGCTGTTCTACGACACCGTCAAGGGCGGAGACTTCCGGGCGCGGGAGTCGAACGTGCACCGGCTCGCGCAGATCTCCGTCGAGATCATCGACCAGTGCGTCGCGCAGGGCGTGCCGTTCGCCCGCGAGTACGGCGGTCTGCTCGACACCCGGTCCTTCGGCGGTGTGCAGGTCTCACGGACCTTCTACGCCCGCGGCCAGACGGGCCAGCAGCTGCTGCTCGGCGCCTACCAGGCGCTCAGCAGGCAGATCGCCGCCGGGAACATCGAGATGCACCCGCGGACCGAGATGCTCGACCTGATCGTCGTCGACGGGCGGGCGCGCGGGATCGTGGCACGGGATCTCATCACCGGGAAGATCGACACCTACTTCGCGGACGCCGTCGTACTCGCCAGCGGTGGCTACGGCAACGTCTTCTATCTGTCGACCAACGCGATGAACTCCAACGCCACCGCCGTCTGGCGGGCCCACCGGCGCGGCGCGTACTTCGCCAACCCCTGCTTCACGCAGATCCATCCCACCTGCATCCCGCGCACCGGCGAGCACCAGTCCAAGCTGACGCTGATGAGCGAGTCGCTGCGCAACGACGGCCGGATCTGGGTGCCGAAGGCCAAGGGCGACGACCGGCCGCCGAACAAGATCCCCGAGGACGAGCGCGACTACTACCTGGAGCGCATCTATCCGTCCTTCGGCAACCTGGTGCCCCGTGACATCGCCTCGCGCGCCGCGAAGAACGTGTGCGACGAAGGGCGCGGCGTCGGCCCGGGCGGCCAGGGTGTTTACCTCGACTTCGCCGACGCCGTCCGGCGCATGGGGCGGGGGGCCGTCGAGGCCAAGTACGGCAACCTCTTCGACATGTACGCGCGGATCACCGACGAGGACCCGTACACGGTCCCGATGCGGATCTACCCCGCCGTGCACTACACGATGGGCGGACTGTGGGTCGACTACGACCTCCAGACCACCGTCCCCGGCCTGTTCGCGATCGGCGAGGCCAACTTCTCCGACCACGGCGCGAACAGGCTCGGCGCCTCGGCGCTGATGCAGGGGCTCGCCGACGGCTACTTCGTGCTCCCCGCGACCATCAACGACTACCTCGCCCGCAACCCCGACCAGGGCGAGGTGAGCGCCGAACACCCCGCCGTGCAGGAGGTGTTGGCCGAGACGGAGGACCGGCTCAACCTGCTCCTGTCCGTCGACGGCGACCGCACCCCCGACTCCTTCCACCGTGAAGTCGGCGAACTCATGTGGGAGTTCTGCGGCATGGCCCGCACCGACGCCGGACTGCGCAAGGCCCTGGAGCGGATCCCGCAGATCCGCGAGGAGTTCTGGCGCCGCATCAAGGTCCCCGGCACCGGCGAGGAGTTCAACCAGTCGCTGGAGAAGGCCAACCGGATCGTCGACTACCTGGAGCTCGCCGAGCTGATGTGCCTCGACGCGCTGCACCGCGCCGAGTCCTGCGGCGGACATTTCCGCGAGGAGTCGCAGACCCCGGACGGCGAAGCGGCCCGCAGGGACGAGGAGTTCGCCTACGCGGCCGCCTGGGAGTTCACGAGCACCGGCTCGGCTCCCGTTCTGCACAAGGAAGACCTCGTCTTCGAGTACGTCCACCCCACCCAGCGGAGCTACGCATGA
- a CDS encoding succinate dehydrogenase/fumarate reductase iron-sulfur subunit, which produces MKLTLRVWRQKNADADGAMSTYQVDGISSDMSFLEMLDTLNEELILRGEDPVAFDHDCREGICGACSLVINGDAHGPERTTTCQLHMRSFEDGDTIDIEPWRASAFPVIKDLVVDRSAFDRIIQAGGYITAPTGAAPEAHATPVPKPDADFAFEHAECIGCGACVAACPNGAAMLFTSAKVNHLNVLPQGAPERETRVLDMVAQMDEEGFGGCTLTGECATACPKGIPLMSITGMNKEWLRATRKVAKR; this is translated from the coding sequence ATGAAGCTCACCCTGCGCGTCTGGCGGCAGAAGAACGCCGACGCCGACGGCGCCATGTCCACGTACCAGGTGGACGGCATCTCCTCCGACATGTCCTTCCTGGAGATGCTCGACACCCTCAACGAGGAGCTCATCCTGCGCGGTGAGGACCCCGTGGCCTTCGACCACGACTGCCGCGAGGGCATCTGCGGCGCGTGCAGCCTGGTCATCAACGGCGATGCGCACGGACCCGAGCGCACCACCACCTGCCAGCTGCACATGCGCTCCTTCGAGGACGGCGACACGATCGACATCGAGCCGTGGCGGGCCTCGGCGTTCCCCGTGATCAAGGACCTGGTCGTGGACCGGTCGGCCTTCGACCGGATCATCCAGGCCGGCGGCTACATCACCGCCCCGACGGGCGCCGCGCCGGAGGCACACGCGACGCCGGTGCCCAAGCCGGACGCCGACTTCGCCTTCGAACACGCCGAGTGCATCGGCTGCGGGGCGTGTGTCGCCGCGTGCCCCAACGGGGCGGCGATGCTGTTCACCTCGGCCAAGGTCAACCACCTGAACGTCCTGCCGCAGGGCGCGCCCGAGCGGGAGACGCGAGTGCTCGACATGGTGGCGCAGATGGACGAGGAGGGCTTCGGCGGCTGCACCCTCACCGGCGAGTGCGCCACGGCCTGCCCGAAGGGCATCCCGCTGATGTCCATCACGGGCATGAACAAGGAATGGCTGCGGGCCACGCGCAAGGTCGCCAAGAGGTAG
- a CDS encoding GNAT family N-acetyltransferase: MTAVSALDSPPRSTAPTRYTVTLARDEADVRAAQRLRHDVFAGEMGALLTSPQPGYDVDAFDAYCDHLLVTDTLTGQVVGTYRLLPPERAAVAGRLYSESEFDLTPLDALRPGLVEVGRSCVHPDHRDGAVIGLIWAGIARYMIDRGHEWLAGCCSIPLADGGALASATWERVRAKHLAPEEYRVRPLLPWVPGEAAAGPGELPALLRGYLRLGAWVCGEPAHDPDFGVADLYVLLSMRRVNPRYLRHFLSLVPA; the protein is encoded by the coding sequence ATGACCGCCGTATCCGCTCTGGACTCCCCGCCCCGCTCCACCGCCCCCACCCGCTACACCGTCACCCTCGCCCGCGACGAGGCCGATGTCCGGGCCGCCCAGCGGCTGCGGCACGACGTGTTCGCCGGCGAGATGGGCGCCCTGCTGACCAGCCCCCAGCCGGGGTACGACGTCGACGCCTTCGACGCCTACTGCGACCACCTGCTCGTCACCGACACCCTGACCGGACAGGTCGTCGGCACCTACCGGCTGCTGCCGCCCGAGCGGGCCGCGGTCGCCGGACGGCTCTACTCGGAGAGCGAGTTCGACCTGACCCCGCTCGACGCCCTGCGCCCGGGCCTCGTCGAGGTCGGCCGCTCCTGTGTGCACCCCGACCACCGGGACGGCGCCGTCATCGGGCTCATCTGGGCCGGTATCGCCCGCTACATGATCGACCGCGGCCACGAGTGGCTGGCCGGCTGCTGCTCCATCCCGCTAGCCGACGGGGGCGCGCTCGCCTCCGCGACCTGGGAGCGGGTGCGGGCCAAGCACCTGGCACCGGAGGAGTACCGCGTACGACCGCTGCTGCCGTGGGTCCCCGGCGAGGCCGCCGCCGGGCCGGGCGAGCTGCCCGCCCTGCTGCGCGGCTACCTCCGCCTCGGTGCCTGGGTCTGCGGGGAGCCCGCCCACGACCCGGACTTCGGGGTCGCCGACCTGTATGTGCTGCTGTCGATGCGCCGGGTCAACCCGCGCTATCTGCGGCACTTCCTCTCTCTCGTACCGGCCTGA
- a CDS encoding lysophospholipid acyltransferase family protein produces the protein MSVWLPSAPCTPGACVEPTGTAVAVPRAALRLAAVVALVGAGVLLSPLGGRIPAGAVRRWCRWIVRAAGVRVRVSGAAAPAGGTLLVANHISWLDIPLLAAVRPARMVAKAEIRQWPVAGALVARGGVLFIDRDRLRALPDTVARIAGALRAGQAVAVFPEGSTWCGRAQGPFRRAAFQAALDARVPVQPVRLRYRSDGGTASTAPAFVGEDTLLASLWRVVSARGLVAEVEVRDAIPAGAHLDRRSLARAAQPDASGRQPGWIHSTSVAVARLPKDPARASEEVAVA, from the coding sequence ATGAGCGTCTGGCTGCCCAGCGCGCCCTGCACCCCGGGGGCCTGCGTGGAGCCGACGGGGACCGCGGTCGCCGTACCGCGCGCCGCACTGCGGCTGGCGGCGGTGGTGGCCCTGGTGGGTGCCGGAGTCCTGCTGTCGCCGCTCGGCGGACGGATCCCCGCCGGTGCGGTGCGCCGGTGGTGCCGGTGGATCGTACGGGCCGCCGGCGTCCGGGTCCGGGTCTCCGGCGCCGCCGCGCCCGCCGGCGGCACGCTGCTCGTCGCCAACCACATCTCCTGGCTGGACATCCCGCTGCTCGCGGCCGTGCGCCCGGCGCGGATGGTCGCCAAGGCCGAGATCCGGCAGTGGCCGGTGGCGGGCGCGCTCGTCGCCAGGGGCGGGGTGCTGTTCATCGACCGGGACCGGCTCCGGGCCCTTCCGGACACGGTCGCCCGTATCGCCGGGGCACTGCGCGCGGGGCAGGCGGTCGCGGTCTTCCCCGAGGGCAGCACCTGGTGCGGACGCGCCCAGGGCCCCTTCCGCCGGGCCGCCTTCCAGGCCGCCCTCGACGCGAGGGTCCCCGTCCAACCGGTGCGGCTGCGCTACCGGTCGGACGGGGGCACGGCCAGTACCGCGCCCGCCTTCGTCGGCGAGGACACACTGCTCGCCTCGCTGTGGCGGGTGGTGTCGGCGCGGGGGCTGGTGGCGGAGGTGGAGGTACGCGATGCCATTCCGGCCGGGGCCCACCTCGACCGACGCTCACTCGCCCGCGCCGCTCAGCCGGATGCGTCCGGCCGCCAACCGGGCTGGATCCACTCGACGTCGGTGGCCGTGGCGCGGCTGCCAAAAGATCCGGCCCGCGCCTCGGAGGAGGTCGCCGTGGCGTAA
- a CDS encoding excinuclease ABC subunit UvrA: protein MHTPHDPFVRVRGAREHNLQGVDVDIPRDVLVVFTGVSGSGKSSLAFGTVYAEAQRRYFESVAPYARRLIHQVGAPKVGEITGLPPAVSLQQRRAAPTSRSSVGTVTNLSNSLRMLFSRAGDYPPGAERLDSDAFSPNTAAGACPECHGLGQVHRTSEELLVPDPSLSIRDGAIAAWPGAWQGKNLRDILDALGHDVDRPWRELPAEQREWILFTEEQPVVTVHPVRDAERIQRPYQGTYMSAHRYVMKTFSDSKSPTLRAKAERFLHSAPCPGCGGSRLRPEALAVTFAGRTIAELAALPLADLAGHLDAVGEAARVLTEDLKSRVAPVLELGLGYLSLDRATPTLSAGELQRLRLATQLRSGLFGVVYVLDEPSAGLHPADTEALLTVLERLKAAGNSVFVVEHHLDVVRGADWLVEVGPLAGEHGGRVLHSGPVAELVSVEESATARYLFDRSPAPARELRTPSGQLKVGPVTRHNLRAVTAEFPLGVFTAVTGVSGSGKSTLIGEITEELAGVGRLVSVDQRPIGRTPRSNLATYTGLFDVVRKEFAGTEEARRRGFGVGRFSFNVSGGRCETCQGEGFVSVELLFLPSTYAPCPDCGGARYNPETLEVTYRGRNIAQVLDLTVESAAEFFAATPAVARSLGTLLDVGLGYLRLGQPATELSGGEAQRIKLASELQRGRRGHTLYLLDEPTTGLHPADVDVLMRQLHGLVDAGHTVIVVEHDMSVVAGADWVIDLGPGGGDAGGRIMAAGSPAEVARATGSATAAHLARALG from the coding sequence ATGCACACCCCACATGACCCGTTTGTCCGTGTCCGAGGCGCCCGAGAGCACAATCTCCAGGGCGTGGACGTCGACATCCCACGGGACGTGCTGGTCGTGTTCACCGGGGTGTCGGGGTCCGGGAAGTCATCGCTGGCGTTCGGGACGGTGTACGCGGAGGCACAGCGGCGGTACTTCGAGTCCGTGGCGCCGTACGCGCGCCGGCTGATCCATCAGGTCGGGGCGCCGAAGGTCGGGGAGATCACCGGGCTGCCGCCGGCCGTCTCCTTGCAGCAGCGGCGTGCGGCACCGACGTCGCGTTCCTCGGTCGGTACGGTCACCAACCTCTCGAACTCGCTGCGGATGCTGTTCTCCCGGGCCGGCGACTATCCGCCGGGGGCCGAACGGCTCGATTCGGACGCCTTCTCGCCCAACACGGCCGCCGGGGCCTGCCCGGAGTGCCACGGGCTGGGGCAAGTGCACCGCACCAGCGAGGAGTTGCTGGTCCCCGACCCTTCCCTGTCCATCCGTGACGGCGCGATCGCCGCGTGGCCGGGTGCCTGGCAGGGCAAGAACCTGCGGGACATCCTCGACGCCCTCGGCCACGACGTGGACCGGCCCTGGCGTGAACTCCCCGCCGAGCAGCGGGAGTGGATCCTGTTCACCGAGGAGCAGCCGGTCGTCACCGTGCACCCGGTGCGGGACGCCGAACGCATCCAACGGCCCTATCAGGGCACGTACATGAGCGCCCACCGGTATGTCATGAAGACCTTCTCGGACTCCAAGAGCCCGACCCTGCGCGCGAAGGCCGAGCGGTTCCTGCACAGTGCGCCCTGTCCGGGCTGCGGGGGCAGCCGGCTGCGCCCGGAGGCGCTGGCCGTGACCTTCGCGGGGCGCACGATCGCCGAGCTGGCGGCCCTGCCGCTCGCCGACCTGGCCGGGCATCTCGACGCGGTCGGCGAGGCCGCCCGGGTCCTCACCGAGGATCTGAAATCCCGGGTCGCGCCCGTCCTCGAACTCGGTCTCGGCTATCTCAGCCTCGACCGGGCGACCCCGACCCTCTCGGCGGGCGAGCTGCAACGCCTGCGCCTGGCCACCCAGTTGCGCTCGGGTCTGTTCGGTGTGGTCTACGTCCTGGACGAGCCCTCCGCCGGACTGCACCCGGCCGACACGGAGGCGCTGCTGACCGTCCTGGAGCGGCTGAAGGCCGCGGGGAACTCGGTGTTCGTGGTGGAGCACCATCTCGATGTCGTCCGGGGCGCGGACTGGCTGGTGGAGGTGGGTCCGCTCGCCGGTGAGCACGGCGGCCGGGTGCTGCACAGCGGCCCGGTGGCGGAGCTGGTCTCGGTCGAGGAGTCGGCCACGGCCCGGTACCTCTTCGACCGCTCGCCCGCGCCCGCACGCGAACTGCGCACCCCCAGCGGGCAGTTGAAGGTCGGCCCGGTCACCCGGCACAACCTGCGGGCCGTCACGGCGGAGTTCCCGCTCGGCGTCTTCACCGCCGTGACCGGCGTGTCCGGTTCCGGGAAGTCCACGCTCATCGGCGAGATCACCGAGGAGCTCGCGGGCGTCGGCCGGCTGGTCTCGGTCGACCAGCGGCCCATCGGGCGCACCCCGCGCTCCAACCTCGCCACCTACACCGGCCTGTTCGACGTCGTCCGCAAGGAGTTCGCGGGCACCGAGGAGGCCCGTCGGCGCGGCTTCGGGGTGGGGCGGTTCTCCTTCAACGTCAGCGGCGGGCGCTGCGAGACCTGCCAGGGCGAGGGGTTCGTCAGCGTCGAGCTGCTGTTCCTGCCGAGCACCTACGCCCCGTGCCCGGACTGCGGCGGGGCCCGCTACAACCCCGAGACGCTCGAAGTGACGTACCGGGGGCGGAACATCGCGCAGGTGCTGGACCTGACGGTGGAGTCCGCGGCGGAGTTCTTCGCGGCCACGCCCGCCGTGGCGCGCAGCCTGGGGACGCTGCTCGACGTGGGCCTCGGCTATCTGCGCCTCGGCCAGCCCGCCACCGAACTCTCCGGCGGCGAGGCCCAGCGCATCAAGCTGGCGAGTGAACTCCAGCGCGGCCGCCGCGGCCACACCCTCTACCTCCTCGACGAACCGACCACGGGCCTCCATCCGGCCGACGTCGACGTCCTGATGCGCCAGTTACACGGCCTCGTCGACGCCGGGCACACCGTCATCGTCGTGGAGCACGACATGTCGGTCGTCGCGGGCGCGGACTGGGTGATCGACCTGGGCCCCGGCGGCGGCGACGCGGGGGGCCGGATCATGGCGGCGGGGTCTCCGGCGGAGGTGGCCCGTGCGACGGGGAGCGCCACGGCGGCCCATCTGGCGCGGGCCCTGGGCTGA